From a region of the Alnus glutinosa chromosome 1, dhAlnGlut1.1, whole genome shotgun sequence genome:
- the LOC133879747 gene encoding transcription factor bHLH147 has product MASILISNPVTNSDRSKKKKKKKIQEKDHNDEHNHIKWKSEAQQQIYSSKLEQALSQVRLGPSPSSPSAEVPRRGRAVHEAADRVLAVAAKGRTRWSRAILTSRLKLKFQKKHKRQRVVSAATGSSRSSSRKPKVSVLRLKGKSLPAVQRKVRVLGRLVPGCRKQPLPVILDEATDYIAALEMQVRAMTALADRLSGAGSSSAPPS; this is encoded by the coding sequence ATGGCGTCGATTCTGATCTCGAACCCCGTAACGAACTCCGATcgatcaaagaagaagaagaagaagaaaatccaaGAAAAGGACCACAACGACGAGCACAATCACATCAAATGGAAATCTGAGGCTCAACAGCAAATTTACTCCTCCAAGCTCGAACAGGCTCTGAGCCAAGTCCGGCTCGGTCCTTCGCCTTCTTCTCCTTCGGCTGAAGTGCCTCGCCGGGGACGAGCCGTGCACGAGGCCGCCGATAGAGTCCTGGCCGTGGCTGCCAAGGGCAGGACGAGATGGAGCCGGGCGATTCTGACTAGCCGGCTCAAGCTCAAGTTCCAGAAGAAGCACAAGCGCCAGAGAGTGGTTTCGGCCGCGACCGGGAGTAGCCGGTCGTCGTCGAGGAAGCCAAAGGTGAGCGTATTGAGGCTGAAGGGAAAGAGTCTACCGGCTGTGCAGAGGAAAGTCAGGGTTCTCGGCCGCTTGGTCCCCGGTTGCCGGAAACAACCGTTGCCCGTGATTCTAGATGAAGCTACTGACTACATAGCCGCGCTTGAGATGCAGGTCCGAGCTATGACTGCCCTCGCCGACCGCCTCTCCGGCGCCGGCTCTAGTTCCGCGCCACCAAGCTGA